A section of the Nitrospirota bacterium genome encodes:
- a CDS encoding NAD(P)/FAD-dependent oxidoreductase, with protein sequence MPLTSRQAVQLLLLQHAFLRWLSYCGGVNAVFLDGGYVRYVIIGNGVAGTTAAANIRKVDKEGEISILTDEQYPFYSRIRLMDYLAGEVDENGLIIHSQSWYDSNGISLFLKTPVQEVDRNNKEVVTAAGRYESQPRQRLKYEKLLIATGGVSFVPLIPGADKKGVFTLRTLKDAIEISNYAKSAEKVLLIGGGVLGLEAGNSLRKTGHPVAVVEFSSRLLPRQMDYEGAEMLKTQMEEMGFTFYLGAKSKEILGSDKAEGLLLEDGRKIDCDLIIISAGVRPNAGLVERLGIKLGKGLPVNDRLETEISDIYAAGDIIEHRGMFYGIWPASEKQGEIAGINMAGGNARYNGTVSSNVLKIANIDLVAAGDIDAEGKCECIIQKDRDRHVYRKLVIKEDVIAGCILYGSTADRRKVLKAIDEKRNISAIKKELERWNLDVL encoded by the coding sequence ATGCCTTTGACCTCGCGCCAGGCGGTGCAATTGTTATTGTTGCAGCATGCATTTTTGCGGTGGCTTTCCTATTGCGGAGGGGTTAACGCAGTCTTTTTAGATGGAGGATATGTGAGATACGTAATTATAGGTAACGGTGTTGCCGGGACAACTGCAGCAGCAAACATCCGCAAGGTTGATAAAGAGGGCGAGATAAGCATTCTCACCGATGAGCAATACCCATTCTACAGCAGGATAAGGCTGATGGACTACCTTGCAGGAGAAGTCGATGAAAATGGTCTGATAATCCATTCGCAGAGCTGGTATGACAGCAATGGTATAAGTCTTTTTCTCAAGACTCCTGTACAGGAGGTCGATAGGAATAATAAAGAGGTTGTTACAGCAGCAGGTCGGTACGAGTCACAACCGAGGCAGAGGCTTAAATATGAAAAACTCCTTATTGCTACAGGAGGTGTATCTTTTGTCCCTCTGATCCCTGGCGCTGATAAAAAGGGGGTCTTTACACTCAGAACCCTGAAGGATGCAATAGAGATAAGCAATTATGCAAAGAGTGCAGAAAAGGTTCTCCTCATAGGAGGAGGCGTCCTTGGCCTTGAGGCTGGCAATAGCCTGAGAAAGACAGGGCATCCTGTGGCAGTGGTTGAGTTTTCCTCAAGGCTTCTTCCAAGGCAGATGGATTACGAAGGAGCAGAGATGCTCAAGACCCAGATGGAGGAGATGGGATTTACTTTTTATCTCGGAGCAAAATCAAAAGAAATTCTCGGAAGCGATAAAGCTGAAGGACTTCTCCTTGAGGATGGGAGAAAAATAGATTGTGATTTAATAATCATCTCTGCAGGTGTAAGGCCCAATGCAGGACTTGTCGAGAGGCTCGGAATCAAGCTCGGCAAGGGTTTGCCTGTGAATGACAGGCTTGAAACAGAGATTTCTGATATATACGCTGCTGGAGATATAATCGAGCACAGAGGTATGTTTTACGGTATATGGCCTGCATCAGAAAAGCAGGGGGAAATTGCAGGGATAAATATGGCTGGTGGAAATGCCCGATATAATGGCACTGTCTCATCAAATGTTCTGAAAATAGCTAACATTGACCTTGTTGCTGCTGGAGATATTGATGCTGAAGGCAAATGTGAGTGTATCATACAAAAAGACAGGGACAGGCATGTTTACAGGAAACTGGTTATTAAAGAGGATGTCATTGCCGGCTGTATTCTTTATGGGAGCACCGCTGACAGGAGAAAGGTGCTCAAGGCCATAGATGAAAAGCGGAATATAAGTGCCATTAAAAAAGAACTGGAGAGGTGGAATTTAGATGTGCTCTAA
- a CDS encoding sensor histidine kinase: MRLKIRQKLLMVFLGIAIVSTTTIFILNYTVSSRALTNKVKEELMESVSRSSKEVDNFLRDQEGEVLSLAQLPILKALLYSLRSENYDDFDRKREILERFFLRYQEHKGAIQAIRVVDTKGQVLVKIKELKIIEKNKPHPYIPITTVGSLYEKEFFDKLMTLKKGQVWMSNFELGVDNNQFCPPMIRLSTPIFYRDGKRAGFIVINIWGKRIGEIINNTITKDNGYSFIFEKNLHEPHRHGIYLSHPDAGLCFLNQTNKGRLFFEDYPDGAELITRDGGVIQAPSSGNLMAYVYYSPYKSQQRGWYIVTMAYGDRVLGPVLKQRQVMVTVSLVTFIMVGIAAVLLSRAMTRPISLLARGVKEVGEGNLDHRIAVSSGDEIGELAKSFNSMSTALKENIEKRMEADARACQAEKLASIGELAAGVAHEINNPLGNIISISRLLEQDINNGNNNAEAIKADIDTIIKEGMKCERIISGLLNFSREVPLHKSMEDINCLIDEVIHGLKYKIENKKLTVYRDYEKMLPMIYVDKAQMQQVFSNIILNSIHATETGGSIKVITRPYDNRVEVEISDTGVGISKENIKRVFDPFFTTKDVGEGTGLGLAVSYGIVQKHMGSINIESELGEGTRCIITLPCDGGSHV, encoded by the coding sequence ATGAGGTTGAAGATAAGGCAGAAGCTCCTTATGGTCTTCCTGGGAATAGCAATTGTTTCCACCACAACTATTTTTATTCTTAATTATACAGTCAGCAGCCGCGCCCTTACCAATAAGGTGAAGGAGGAATTGATGGAATCAGTCAGCCGCTCATCAAAAGAGGTGGACAACTTCTTGAGAGACCAGGAGGGCGAGGTTCTATCATTGGCTCAACTGCCGATACTAAAAGCCCTCCTTTATTCTCTGAGGTCTGAAAACTATGATGATTTTGACAGAAAACGGGAGATATTAGAGAGGTTTTTCCTGAGATACCAGGAGCACAAGGGGGCTATTCAGGCAATAAGGGTGGTTGATACAAAAGGGCAGGTGCTCGTCAAGATAAAAGAATTAAAGATTATAGAGAAAAATAAGCCACACCCCTACATACCCATCACTACAGTTGGTTCCCTCTATGAAAAGGAATTTTTCGATAAGCTGATGACTTTGAAGAAAGGGCAGGTGTGGATGTCAAACTTCGAGCTCGGTGTTGATAATAATCAGTTCTGCCCTCCGATGATACGTCTTTCTACTCCAATCTTTTACAGAGATGGCAAAAGGGCCGGATTTATTGTTATTAACATCTGGGGCAAGAGGATTGGAGAGATAATAAATAATACAATAACAAAGGATAATGGCTATTCCTTTATATTTGAAAAGAACCTTCATGAACCGCACCGGCATGGAATATATCTCTCACATCCTGATGCCGGCCTGTGTTTTTTAAATCAGACAAATAAAGGCAGGCTCTTTTTCGAAGATTACCCTGATGGGGCAGAATTGATTACCCGGGATGGGGGTGTGATTCAGGCCCCATCTTCAGGAAACCTCATGGCATATGTCTATTACTCTCCTTACAAATCACAGCAGAGGGGCTGGTATATTGTCACCATGGCATATGGCGACAGGGTTCTTGGCCCTGTTTTAAAACAAAGACAGGTTATGGTAACAGTGAGTCTTGTAACCTTTATAATGGTAGGTATTGCAGCGGTTTTGCTTTCAAGGGCGATGACAAGGCCAATAAGTCTTTTAGCGAGAGGTGTAAAAGAGGTAGGTGAGGGAAACCTCGACCACAGAATTGCTGTATCATCGGGAGACGAGATAGGAGAACTGGCAAAGAGTTTTAACTCGATGAGCACAGCCCTCAAAGAGAACATTGAGAAAAGGATGGAGGCAGATGCAAGGGCATGTCAGGCAGAGAAACTCGCCTCTATCGGTGAGTTAGCCGCAGGAGTCGCCCATGAGATAAATAATCCCTTAGGCAACATAATCTCAATATCCAGGCTGCTGGAGCAGGACATTAATAATGGCAACAATAACGCAGAGGCAATAAAGGCAGACATAGATACAATAATTAAAGAAGGTATGAAATGTGAAAGAATAATAAGCGGGCTACTTAATTTTTCGAGGGAGGTCCCACTGCATAAGAGTATGGAAGATATTAACTGTCTTATTGATGAGGTGATTCATGGCCTGAAATATAAGATTGAAAATAAGAAACTGACAGTCTACAGAGATTATGAAAAAATGCTGCCGATGATTTATGTGGATAAGGCACAGATGCAACAGGTTTTTTCGAATATCATTCTTAATTCTATACACGCAACAGAAACGGGGGGAAGTATAAAAGTTATAACCAGGCCATACGACAATAGGGTTGAAGTGGAAATCTCAGACACAGGTGTTGGAATATCAAAGGAAAACATAAAGCGGGTCTTTGACCCATTTTTTACCACAAAGGATGTTGGTGAAGGCACAG